A part of Hydrogenobacter sp. T-8 genomic DNA contains:
- a CDS encoding response regulator transcription factor — protein MEDEIDMAISISKFLGNRNWQVSIARGIYDTIQLIENEAFDICLLDLLLDDGHGEELLKHLNTKKIPVIVLTVIEDVGQKVKCLKSGADDYITKPFNPEELIARIEAVLRRYKNFENEDILIYKGIYIDLFNMSAKINDVYIQIPRKQLMLLIKLVEHAEKVVTYNTLLSYAWGSYEDACMESLRTHMHKLRKLLRAYNYDILSYPGIGYMLKYINEP, from the coding sequence GTGGAAGATGAAATTGATATGGCTATTTCAATAAGCAAATTTTTAGGGAATAGGAATTGGCAAGTTTCTATAGCAAGGGGTATTTATGATACCATACAACTCATAGAAAACGAGGCTTTTGATATATGCCTTCTGGATTTACTTTTAGATGATGGACATGGTGAAGAATTGTTGAAGCATCTAAACACAAAAAAAATACCGGTGATTGTGCTAACAGTTATAGAAGATGTGGGGCAAAAGGTAAAATGTTTGAAATCTGGAGCAGATGATTACATAACAAAACCTTTCAATCCGGAGGAGCTTATAGCTAGAATAGAAGCAGTATTAAGAAGATACAAAAACTTTGAAAACGAAGACATATTGATTTATAAAGGTATTTATATAGATCTTTTCAATATGAGTGCAAAAATAAATGATGTTTACATTCAAATACCAAGAAAGCAACTTATGTTACTTATAAAACTTGTAGAACATGCAGAGAAAGTAGTCACTTACAATACATTGCTTTCTTATGCATGGGGATCATATGAAGATGCATGTATGGAATCTTTAAGAACTCATATGCATAAATTGAGAAAGCTACTTAGAGCTTATAATTATGACATACTTAGCTATCCTGGTATAGGTTATATGTTAAAGTATATTAATGAGCCTTAA
- a CDS encoding sensor histidine kinase: MSLKVYRLYLIGFLKFFIPISVFFVLTFFRFSSYLIELESDHLLAVGRQMVYLLNEDGNINDNQYITSDYIILILDNHNKVISSNKSISDLEELLKQTNTEDKVLNTGKYLVYGENFHCGSSICKLLVAMPMMRINKKLNLLLLSSLFSAFVVSMLITAMTVLDVRKYVKEHKNYVRRLREVALYLSHEIKTPLGVILTNLYTINVEEETKRLIERSIKRIIKLMRNLKILSEMELKIENPIHINVVALIRDIVEFYKGGVYNRDIIMLVDDIKNAEIVSDYELLFTLFLNLVDNAVKYSKDGSEILIRGEIRDNKVVIYIINSMVNTGWEQNKDTSYGMGLMIVRQIASILGANVVMKKEGDKFMAVVELCCPS, encoded by the coding sequence ATGAGCCTTAAGGTTTACAGGCTGTATTTAATAGGATTTTTAAAGTTTTTTATTCCAATAAGTGTTTTCTTTGTCCTTACATTTTTTAGATTCAGTAGCTACCTCATAGAGCTTGAGTCAGATCATCTACTTGCTGTAGGTAGGCAAATGGTCTATTTGCTTAATGAGGACGGAAATATAAATGATAATCAGTATATAACCAGCGACTACATAATACTTATTCTAGATAACCATAATAAAGTAATAAGTTCAAATAAAAGTATTTCAGACTTGGAGGAGCTATTAAAGCAGACAAACACGGAAGATAAAGTTCTAAATACAGGCAAATATCTTGTTTATGGAGAAAATTTTCACTGTGGATCATCTATATGCAAATTATTGGTTGCAATGCCGATGATGCGTATAAACAAGAAACTAAACCTGCTTTTGTTGTCATCACTGTTTTCTGCTTTTGTAGTTAGCATGCTTATAACTGCTATGACAGTGCTTGATGTAAGAAAGTATGTTAAGGAGCATAAAAACTATGTTCGGAGATTAAGAGAAGTTGCACTTTACTTATCTCATGAAATAAAGACGCCCCTCGGGGTAATATTAACAAACCTTTATACTATAAACGTAGAGGAGGAAACAAAAAGGCTTATTGAACGCTCTATAAAACGTATTATAAAACTGATGAGAAATCTTAAGATACTTTCTGAGATGGAGCTAAAAATTGAAAATCCTATACATATAAATGTAGTAGCACTTATAAGAGATATAGTTGAGTTCTATAAGGGCGGGGTATATAACAGAGATATAATTATGTTAGTTGATGATATAAAAAATGCAGAAATAGTATCCGATTATGAGCTTCTTTTTACTCTTTTTTTGAACCTTGTGGATAATGCAGTTAAATACTCAAAAGACGGCTCAGAAATCCTTATAAGAGGGGAAATAAGGGATAACAAGGTTGTTATTTACATAATTAACAGTATGGTAAATACAGGATGGGAACAAAACAAAGACACATCTTATGGTATGGGGCTAATGATAGTTAGACAGATAGCTTCTATTCTCGGTGCCAACGTAGTTATGAAGAAGGAGGGGGATAAATTTATGGCTGTGGTAGAGCTATGTTGTCCTTCTTAA
- a CDS encoding tyrosine-type recombinase/integrase, with the protein MDRLLDLWVKSLSRTKSQRTVTTYSMCLGSLQKHLGEKASLLEIEPKELFSYVDSSNLSTSSLLTHLSAIKHFYKFAFRRGWISEEHYSELEAVLEEIRDDLSSSKPQKSPKALSREELDRIFQTVRDTKYERVYSLLLYSGVRLSEYVQLRKEFFYRDKSGIYWLRLPAEITKRGKERLVPIIGPSKEETVKMSEKLDRWLEDYDAYIRVKAGSLQVYTNRLSQRLGIPFSVHSFRHTYITNLVNSGFPAEVVKEFAGHSNVKTTIDIYYRFSQERARSLVENFLR; encoded by the coding sequence ATGGATAGGCTTTTGGACCTATGGGTTAAAAGCCTTAGCAGGACAAAGAGCCAAAGGACTGTAACTACATACAGCATGTGTCTTGGGTCTCTTCAAAAGCACTTAGGTGAGAAGGCAAGTCTTCTTGAGATTGAACCCAAAGAGCTGTTTTCTTATGTTGACTCCTCTAACCTCTCTACTTCCTCTCTCCTCACTCACCTGTCCGCTATAAAGCACTTTTATAAGTTTGCCTTTAGAAGAGGATGGATAAGCGAGGAACACTACTCAGAATTAGAAGCGGTTTTGGAAGAGATAAGAGATGACCTTTCTAGCTCAAAGCCTCAAAAAAGCCCGAAGGCTCTAAGCAGGGAGGAGCTTGATAGGATTTTCCAGACGGTAAGAGATACAAAATACGAGCGTGTTTATAGCCTTCTCCTCTATAGTGGTGTTAGGCTTTCTGAGTACGTCCAGCTTAGGAAGGAATTTTTCTATAGAGACAAAAGTGGCATATATTGGCTAAGACTTCCTGCGGAGATAACAAAGAGAGGGAAAGAAAGGCTTGTTCCTATAATTGGTCCTTCTAAAGAGGAAACGGTGAAGATGAGCGAAAAGCTTGATAGATGGCTTGAGGACTACGATGCCTATATAAGGGTAAAGGCGGGATCTTTGCAGGTCTACACCAATAGGCTTTCTCAAAGACTTGGGATTCCCTTCTCCGTGCATAGCTTCAGGCATACCTATATAACAAACCTTGTAAACTCTGGCTTTCCTGCAGAGGTGGTAAAAGAGTTTGCGGGACATTCCAACGTGAAGACCACCATAGACATATACTACCGATTTAGTCAAGAGAGGGCAAGGAGCTTGGTGGAGAACTTTCTTAGATGA
- the trmD gene encoding tRNA (guanosine(37)-N1)-methyltransferase TrmD, which yields MRFFVFTIFPQAIQCCAEYGIVRQAIKKGVLELHTVDIRNFAHKRQVDDTAYGGHPGMVIKPEPVFSAYEYVVENFGKPYTIIPQPWGRRLTQEDLDRLSGFDSLAVICGRYEGMDERVSTLADEELSLGDFVLAGGELFALVLLEGIARLLPGVLSEPESLKRDSFRRWLGAPVYTRPAEFRGMKVPEVLLSGNHELIRLWELWHSIERTLRLRPDLVPKSLHPLEESILSAIIKGKNFEKWLEEVGYERAVKSLQSMQLLGGGDDIPQGKSSPKGTSEEGAS from the coding sequence ATGAGGTTTTTTGTCTTTACTATTTTCCCTCAGGCAATTCAGTGCTGTGCGGAGTATGGCATAGTAAGACAGGCTATAAAAAAGGGTGTGCTTGAGCTCCATACTGTAGACATAAGAAACTTCGCTCACAAAAGACAGGTGGACGATACCGCCTATGGTGGGCATCCAGGTATGGTCATAAAGCCTGAGCCTGTCTTTAGTGCTTACGAGTATGTGGTAGAAAATTTTGGAAAGCCTTATACCATTATCCCACAGCCGTGGGGCAGAAGGCTCACTCAAGAAGACCTTGATAGGTTGTCTGGTTTCGATAGCTTGGCGGTTATATGTGGCAGATACGAGGGCATGGACGAAAGGGTTAGCACTCTGGCGGACGAGGAGCTCTCCCTTGGAGACTTTGTTTTGGCAGGCGGAGAGCTCTTTGCCCTCGTGCTTTTAGAAGGTATCGCGAGGCTTTTGCCAGGGGTTTTGAGCGAGCCTGAAAGTCTAAAAAGAGATTCCTTTAGAAGATGGCTTGGTGCTCCAGTTTATACGAGACCGGCGGAATTTAGGGGTATGAAAGTCCCAGAGGTGCTCCTCTCTGGCAATCATGAGCTTATAAGACTTTGGGAGCTTTGGCATTCTATAGAGAGAACTCTAAGGCTTAGACCAGACCTTGTCCCTAAAAGCCTTCATCCTCTGGAAGAGTCTATACTCTCTGCTATAATAAAGGGTAAAAACTTTGAAAAGTGGCTGGAGGAGGTGGGCTATGAAAGAGCTGTTAAAAGCCTTCAGAGCATGCAACTACTTGGCGGTGGGGATGATATACCTCAAGGAAAATCCTCTCCTAAGGGAACCTCTGAGGAGGGAGCATCTTAA